The Gemmatimonadota bacterium genome contains a region encoding:
- a CDS encoding dicarboxylate/amino acid:cation symporter, with protein MSLTTRVLIGLLAGLGAGIAVSASGEPALARAAVALEPVGTLWVNAIRMTVIPLVVSSLVGAVASASDPGAIGRIGGRGLLLFLALLAAAAALSVTAIPPLLGGLTIDPAAAATLRASAASLAEPAAESARRLPGFAQWVVDLVPTNPVRAAADGALLPLILFSLALGLAASRLGEPLRQDLARFFRALAEAMLLLVRWILALAPVGVFALALPLAARMGAAAAGAVVYYIALVSTMCALAIATLYPVAAYFGRVPLRSFARASAPAQAVAISSRSSLASLPAMIEGMESRLGLPPELVRFFLPLAASTLRLGAVIGQTAGALFIARLYGVSLEPAQLATIAVTSMVTSFTVPGIPGGSIIVMVPVLLAAGLPVEGIGILLGVDTIPDMFRTTTNVTADLATLTVLGRGAGPGGRAGIAAAAAPARSSGTGGAGTP; from the coding sequence ATGTCCCTCACCACCCGGGTGCTGATCGGCCTGCTCGCCGGGCTCGGAGCCGGGATCGCCGTCTCCGCATCGGGCGAGCCCGCCCTCGCCCGCGCGGCGGTCGCGCTCGAGCCCGTCGGGACTCTGTGGGTGAACGCCATTCGCATGACGGTCATCCCCCTGGTCGTCTCGAGCCTGGTCGGGGCCGTGGCCTCGGCCAGCGACCCGGGCGCGATCGGCCGCATCGGTGGGCGCGGGCTGCTGCTCTTCCTCGCGCTGCTGGCCGCCGCCGCGGCGCTCAGCGTGACCGCCATCCCGCCCCTGCTCGGCGGGCTGACCATCGACCCGGCGGCCGCGGCGACGCTGCGGGCGAGCGCCGCCAGTCTGGCCGAGCCCGCCGCCGAGAGCGCCCGAAGACTACCAGGCTTCGCGCAGTGGGTGGTAGACCTGGTCCCCACTAACCCCGTACGCGCCGCAGCCGACGGCGCGTTGCTCCCGCTCATCCTCTTCTCCCTCGCCCTCGGCCTCGCCGCCAGCCGCCTGGGCGAGCCACTGCGTCAGGACCTGGCGCGCTTCTTCCGCGCGCTCGCCGAGGCCATGCTCCTGCTGGTGCGCTGGATCCTGGCCCTCGCGCCAGTGGGGGTCTTCGCACTGGCGCTGCCGCTCGCCGCGCGTATGGGCGCGGCCGCCGCGGGCGCGGTGGTCTACTACATTGCCCTGGTCTCGACCATGTGCGCGCTGGCCATTGCCACGCTCTATCCCGTGGCCGCCTACTTCGGCCGGGTGCCGCTGCGCAGCTTCGCCCGAGCCAGTGCGCCCGCCCAGGCGGTGGCCATCAGCTCCCGCTCTTCGCTGGCCTCGCTCCCGGCCATGATCGAGGGCATGGAGAGCCGACTCGGGCTGCCGCCCGAGCTGGTCCGCTTCTTCCTGCCCCTGGCCGCGTCCACGCTCCGCCTCGGGGCCGTGATCGGGCAGACGGCGGGCGCGCTGTTCATTGCCCGGCTGTACGGGGTGTCGCTGGAACCCGCGCAGCTCGCCACCATCGCCGTCACCTCCATGGTCACCAGCTTCACCGTACCCGGGATCCCCGGCGGTTCTATCATCGTCATGGTGCCGGTACTGCTGGCGGCCGGGTTGCCCGTGGAAGGCATCGGGATCCTCCTGGGCGTGGACACGATCCCGGACATGTTCCGAACCACGACCAACGTGACCGCGGACCTGGCGACGCTCACGGTGCTGGGGCGCGGCGCGGGGCCGGGCGGGCGAGCGGGGATTGCCGCCGCGGCCGCCCCGGCCCGGAGCAGCGGGACGGGAGGAGCGGGAACCCCCTGA